A stretch of DNA from Synechococcus sp. PROS-9-1:
TCAATGATGCTCCCGAAGCTGTCGATGATGTCCAATACATCTCGGAAGACTCAAGTAAAGCGTTTGACCCAACTCTGAATGATCGGGATGTTGATAACGGTGACGTTCTTCATCTTGCTTCTGCAGAGTTAGATTCTGGCGCCCGTGGTGAAATTGAAATTCTTGCCAATGGGCAAATTAATTATGATTCATCTAATAAGTTTGATGAGTTGCCCCAAGGAAGTAGTGCAACTGAATCTCTGACGTATTCAGTTAGTGACCAGATGGGTTATCAGAGTGTTGGAACAGTTGATATTGTGATTACTGGTGTGAATGATGCTCCGGTTTCCAGTCGCGATATTCTTACATTCTTGGAAGATGTCAATGCGAATTCTATTTCCCAGGATGTTCTTGCTAATGATACTGATATTGATCTCGGTGATACTGTTTTCGTTCTTGAGTACGATCAAGGATCAGTTCGCGATTCAGTGCTGTCCCTTGTTGATGGCGATCTAATTTTTAGCCCATCTGGTTATTATGATGATCTTAAGGATGGAGAGCTTGAAAATGCTTCTTTCTCTTATGTTGTCCAAGATACATTTGGTGCGTCTTCGGATCGTACCACAGTTGATGTAACTATTACTGGTGTGAATGATACGCCATCACTCATTTCATTCAGAGATCTTTTAGTTACTGAATCGGGAGCAACAGATCAGATTGCCATTGCTGAGGTTGCTGCTGATCTCGACGAAGGAGATGTTGTTCGATTTGATGAACCCCAGCAATCGGCAGCGAATATCAAGGGCTCCAATGGTGGTCGCTTTGTTGTATCTCCAGGAGGCTCTGAGATCTCGTTTGATCCAAGTGGTGAATTTGAATATCTATCTGACGGGCAAACCGCTGTTTCTTCATACCAGTTCCGGGTCCATGATTCCTATGGTGCTAGTCAGGGTGGTTTTTTAAATGCTGTTGTAGTTGGTGAAAATGATTCTCCTGAGCTTCTCAACGATTATCCAATTATTTATCGTATTGGGGAAGATTTCTCCTCGACCACGTTAGATCTTGTCTCTGATGGTCGAGTGTTTGATGTGGACCAGGGTGATGTTCTTAAAGTAGACAAGGTTGAGGCCTCTGCACTCATCGGACTAACGCTTGATCGAACTTCCGATCTTTCTAGCCTTGTGATCAGTAAAACGTCGTCTGATCAAACATATCAGGGTGTTTTGATTAGTGATTATGGATATGACGACTTTGATTCTTTGGATCATGGAGAGACGCTTGTTCAGGATGTGAAGTTGACGTTTATTGATGAAGCTGGCGAAACAGTTGAAGCTGCAATGAAGTTTGAAATACAGGGTCGTAATGATGCTCCAATTCGTATTGATGGTGAATTTACTTATCTTGGTTGGCAGCCTTTAACAACTCCAACACGGATAACCCAAGATCAACTTATGGATTCTGCTTTTTATGATGTAGATGATGAGCCGCTTTCTGTTTCTGAAGTCGTTATCTCCTCTGGTGGTGGCACATTAACTGCTGTTGAGGGTGAGCAGGGAGTGTGGGATTACATGCCTGATGCGGCTGGAGATGTTTCGATTGCGTTTACTGTGACTGATGGTGATGCCGATCTCGCTGCAGTTGCCAACATGGTTGTTGTCCCTCCTTTCCTTGGCGATGCGGGCGATCGCTATGTGATGTCTCAGTCGGATGATGGTTATTGGCAGGTTCAGGAATATGCTTCTGATCAGTTAGAAGTTGAGGTTGGAAATGCAATTACATTGAATGATGGCCGTGGTAATTCCTATGGCGATCAGTTCCTTCCCGAGGGTTATACCCCTGTAGGATTTGATGCCGTCCATGTGAGTGGTGATCCCCAATCTGATGCTGGTAGTCAGTGGAATTTCAATCTCATCTTGCGTGGTGATGACCCGACTACGGGAGAGAGTAACTATCGGGTTCAGTCTTTTGTTGAATTGTCAGATGATGCTAATGGTCCTCGCGAGGCAACTAGCTTACGTAATGATGAGGTTCTCTCGGCTACTGATGTCGTTTTGTTAGAAACTGAACTTTTTCAGAATTACTCTGATCAAGATAATTGGAAGCAAGTAGATATGGATGGTGACGGATATCTTGGCTTGGACTTTGCTGGTGATGTTTTGGCCCAGTCAGGTGATACTAAGGTGATTGATGCTGGCCCAGCCTTGCTCTTGCATCGTGAGCAGGTAAGTGTTGATCAGAGTGGTGAGCTTGACTATGCACCTGTTGATCTTACGAATAGCGATATGTTGACTACAGCTGATGGATCCGATGTTTTTCAAGTGGATGGCTATCAAGCAGCAGCCGTTTCGAACCTTGATGGATACGATCAAGTGATTTTTGCAGGTGGCACTGCGAGTGCACCTAATTACTCTACTCAGGCATTTGATGAGAATGGTCAAGCTGTTGGTGTGAACCAAATCGTGAATTCACAAGATTTTGAGGATGCTACGCAACTTGGTGTGCAGGCCGACCAACAACAAGCAGCATTTGTAGCTGATTTAGTCGCCACTGCTGATCTATCTTCTAATATTGCAGAGCAAGTAATAGAAGAGCCAAGCGGTTAACCTCTAATTGGTTCTAGGATAAGGAGCATTTGCTGTCTTGAGATATTACATAACCATATGTCTTCTTCCGGACTTAGCTCGTTTGAATGCAGGATTCTACCATTGCTGTCTATTGCCACGATTCCTTTGATTACACTTGCTTGTATTGGTTTTAGTTCTGGGCGTTCATTTGATAGGGCTCTCATTAGAACCTGTGGATCTTCTGGTAATGGCGTCTCTGAAAATTCGGTAATCAATGATTCGCCATCACCTAAATTCCAACACAGCACTCTGAGCTGCCATATTACTTTCCAGGATATTTCGCGCTGCATCATTGCTTGGCTGTGACTACTCTATTGCTACGCTACCAGAAGCTAAAGTCTCATCTGAGTTTACAGCAGAGTCCGGAATTGCTGCAGATACTCCCTCATTGCTGGAGCTATCTTGTTGTGTACTTGTAGCGGTTTGGCTTCCAAGTTGTGTCGCCTCGCTGAAGGATTGTGAGCTTGCGATTTGTTCAGTGCTTACTGTTTGCTCGCTAATTTGTATGCTCTCGGTTGTAATGTCAGCGACGTTCCCGTCTTGGCTTAAGTTGGCGATCGTACGTGAGCCCTGACTCCAATCGCCGTTGGAGTCAAAGAGTAGATCGCCAGTATCTGTTGCATAAGCTAATCGTGCGTTTGTGACTGTACCCATCGACAGGATGTTGCCCATCGTGTCAACGATCATTGATTGATTCATATCGGCAGAGCCGTCATTTGTAATCTCGTTTGTAGTGACGAACTCGAGCACTGTTCCTTCGTCCAGACCTAATAGATTGTTGCTGATTACAACAGAATCTCCTTCCGCTGCATTGAAGTCGTTGATTTGATCACTGCCCCTGAGCAAATCGACTGACTTGTACACAAATTGATCGGCGCCAGCACCACCTTCGAGCACATCATCACCAACTCCTCCATGGATGAGATCATCGCCAGATCCCCCTTGAAGTTGATCATTGCCAACTCCACCATGAAGCTCAGTATTGCTTGATGTACCAGTCACGCTCAGTTGATCAGCCCCAATTCCACCATCGAGGATCGAATCTTCACTCGCTTCTAGTGTGATCGCGTCATCGCCAATGCCTGTTTCGAAGCTGCTGTTGCTAGCCCCGCCTGTGATTTGATCATTGCCGACTCCCGTATCCACGTTGCTGTCTACAAATCCACTGGTTTTTGACAGGCCATCACCACTTGCATTGCCGATGACAACGTCATTACCTGTGCCGGTAATCACAGTTGAATTGATCATTCCACCGCCTTCTACATCCAAACTGCCCTCTTCATTGAGCATTTCAAATTGGTTGATTGCGCTTTTGGCTGTTCCTTCAACATGGTCATCGCCTGAGCTTGTTGTAATTGATGCATTGCGCATTCCAATGCTGGCCAGGCTGTCGATCTCTTGGCTTTCCATGCCTTCCCAGCCACCCAGATCAACGCTGAGATCAGCGTTTCCACGAATGGTGCTTCCTTGCTGATCGTTGCTGCGAACATTGGTGTCTTCGATTGCGATTGCTGAAGCAGTCACTTCACGAAGATCGTCTGCACCGCTTACGTTGCTTCCCAGATCCGTAGCGCTAATGCTTGCATCGGCTTCCGCACCGATGGTGTTGTTGGTGCCGTTGCTCGTGATGTTTGCATTTTCGATGCCAACAGATTCTGCGGTGATGTTTCCTAGAACCATTTCAGCATTGTTGTCGCCAATAACATTGGCTTCTGCGCTTACATTTGCGAA
This window harbors:
- a CDS encoding S-layer family protein, which gives rise to MTQTPLANQTSEDPTTVEDPQEANNNYVNNAIAAIQAESESINGSIIVPLETGDQDDAESADSLPKLVLNVSESEVNGRTGSLSFNDVDGEGWADLQPESYQPSSLGAFSITAPDNNGFSSWSYQPGRSLDSGEYAIDSYLIEDSQGAEYQIDISVSGEDDLSSIDGVLTGQLIEGISNSQRGIVTINDPDVTDAPDKPAGTKLLAYDGVQGDYGTFSFAGGNTNDVEWVYTPDSESDLFDSLGTGQTVVENFEVKTTDGQVETITITLHGADDPNVFTGAEAITDALAIQTDNDLLKAGGSFDLSAEAMAEAVDQAFNLTEDNVADAVAQANAIAIEHEGSLDALLNADAPGLLQLTSTNGGSVDIDAFASADAEGALGSEADADAVAIGFQNVSVTTDGEGDIALNIDATAEAQSNAEIISTIEADATAYGLQGTDNATEAITVSGNPFANVSAEANVIGDNNAEMVLGNITAESVGIENANITSNGTNNTIGAEADASISATDLGSNVSGADDLREVTASAIAIEDTNVRSNDQQGSTIRGNADLSVDLGGWEGMESQEIDSLASIGMRNASITTSSGDDHVEGTAKSAINQFEMLNEEGSLDVEGGGMINSTVITGTGNDVVIGNASGDGLSKTSGFVDSNVDTGVGNDQITGGASNSSFETGIGDDAITLEASEDSILDGGIGADQLSVTGTSSNTELHGGVGNDQLQGGSGDDLIHGGVGDDVLEGGAGADQFVYKSVDLLRGSDQINDFNAAEGDSVVISNNLLGLDEGTVLEFVTTNEITNDGSADMNQSMIVDTMGNILSMGTVTNARLAYATDTGDLLFDSNGDWSQGSRTIANLSQDGNVADITTESIQISEQTVSTEQIASSQSFSEATQLGSQTATSTQQDSSSNEGVSAAIPDSAVNSDETLASGSVAIE